A single region of the Demequina sp. genome encodes:
- a CDS encoding MFS transporter, which produces MSEASMTTIAAEEGRIPRKRVISWALWDWATQPFNSVIITFVFTALYLTSDDFFRPGEDHDAGVARLTAGLGLAMTIAGIGVALVAPVLGQIADRTGRRKRWLWWMTVALVITMLALFFVQAAPAYFALGVGIIAVGAIISEIAGVNYNAMLVQVSTPRTMGRVSGLGWGLGYLGGIVALVLVVVLDKLEWFGMDTSNGMAYRLIAVGCAVWTLLFAWPLFAFVPEAEAAPRGASGGILHAYVLLWHNVRQLWHEARPTLWFLLASAVYRDGLAGVFAYGAVIAARAYDFADTDVILFGIAANLVAGVCTIIAGRLDDRVGPRQVIIVSLSVIVVSGLCVAFLHGLGNITFWVFGLVLSGMVGPAQAASRSLLARVSPQGRESEIFGLYATTGRAASFLSPGAWTVMIVATGVTLWGTLGIISVVLAGLVLLLFVRTPADRGDAARPVLAE; this is translated from the coding sequence ATGAGCGAAGCGTCAATGACGACGATCGCGGCCGAGGAAGGCCGCATTCCCCGCAAGCGAGTGATCTCGTGGGCGCTGTGGGACTGGGCAACGCAGCCGTTCAACTCGGTGATCATCACGTTCGTGTTCACGGCGCTGTACCTCACGAGCGACGACTTCTTCCGGCCGGGTGAGGACCATGACGCCGGGGTCGCGAGGCTCACCGCGGGGCTTGGGCTCGCGATGACGATCGCGGGGATCGGCGTGGCGCTCGTGGCGCCGGTGCTTGGCCAGATCGCGGACCGCACCGGTCGCCGCAAGCGCTGGCTGTGGTGGATGACCGTGGCGCTCGTCATCACGATGCTCGCGCTGTTCTTTGTGCAGGCCGCGCCCGCGTACTTCGCGCTTGGCGTGGGGATCATCGCCGTTGGCGCCATCATCAGCGAGATCGCGGGCGTGAACTACAACGCGATGCTCGTGCAGGTCTCGACCCCGCGCACGATGGGGCGCGTCTCCGGGCTCGGGTGGGGGCTTGGGTATCTGGGCGGAATCGTCGCGCTGGTGCTGGTGGTGGTGCTCGACAAGCTCGAGTGGTTTGGCATGGACACCTCCAATGGCATGGCGTATCGGCTCATCGCCGTTGGCTGCGCGGTGTGGACGCTGCTGTTCGCGTGGCCGCTCTTCGCGTTCGTGCCCGAGGCGGAGGCCGCGCCGCGAGGCGCCTCCGGCGGGATCCTGCATGCGTACGTGCTGCTGTGGCACAACGTGCGCCAGTTGTGGCACGAGGCCCGCCCGACGCTGTGGTTCCTTCTCGCGTCCGCGGTCTATCGCGATGGGCTGGCTGGGGTATTCGCGTACGGAGCCGTGATTGCGGCGCGCGCGTACGACTTCGCGGATACCGATGTGATCCTCTTCGGCATCGCCGCGAACCTGGTCGCGGGAGTGTGCACCATCATCGCCGGCCGGCTCGACGACCGCGTGGGCCCGCGGCAGGTCATCATCGTGTCGCTGTCGGTGATCGTGGTCTCCGGGCTGTGCGTCGCGTTCCTGCACGGACTCGGGAACATCACGTTCTGGGTATTCGGCCTGGTCCTGTCCGGAATGGTGGGGCCGGCCCAGGCCGCATCGCGATCTCTGCTCGCGCGCGTTTCGCCGCAGGGTCGCGAGTCCGAGATCTTCGGGCTGTACGCCACCACCGGGCGTGCGGCGTCGTTCCTGTCACCCGGCGCGTGGACGGTCATGATCGTGGCGACCGGGGTGACGCTGTGGGGGACGCTCGGCATCATCTCCGTGGTGCTGGCCGGGCTGGTGCTGTTGCTGTTCGTGCGCACGCCCGCCGACCGCGGCGACGCCGCGCGGCCGGTGCTCGCGGAGTAG